The uncultured Dysgonomonas sp. genome contains the following window.
CCATTTGGAAATGATTTGCTTCATTTCGGAAGTGATTAAAGCCTCTATTTCTTTTTTCTCTTTGGAAGTGTGGATTGTTTTAGAACGATAGAAATGTATTTCATCACCATCGATATTAGAATACTTTAACTTTAGCATATCATTGACATTGATGCCATTGCATAAATAAGAGAAGAACCATAGATCTCGATATCGTTCTGTTGCTTCTGTTCCATCAGAATAAGTAATAATTAGCTTTATCTGAGCCAGGGATAAAGCTAGTTTTCTTCCTTTGCCTGATGGTACTTCGTACTTACCTCTCCCAAATGGATATTGAGCTTCTTTAATTATTCCGATAGATTTAGCCTCATTAAAAATTGCTCTAATACATCGGATGTACATTGATATTGTAGTGTAACTTTTTCCTTCATCCAACATTGCTTTTTCATATTTCTTTAACCAATCAATAGTTACTGACTCAAAAGACAGATTATTCCCTGCATATTTTTCCAAATGTTTGTAGGCGCAAGTGTACACATCTGAATTTCCAATATTGCCAGATTCCAGAAGCATTTCTATCTTGGTTTTAAATGCGGCATTAACTGAGTCTCCCGTGCATCTTCCTAAATAAATATTTAAAGCATCAAAAGAAAAGTTGCCATTCTCTGATAATAGACGCACTGCATTTTCAATTTTATCAAAAGAATTTTTAATATCTGACCGGATAGAAATGAGATTTTTGCTTTTAGTTTCATGCAACTTTTCCCAATCGGCATGAGTTAATTCTTTCCCTGTCGGATAATATCTTTGTTTTCTATTGTGAACAACTTGTATCTTTATAGGGTATAAACCAGACTGTTTTGGCCGTCTATTGTCAAAAGTAGTTAGTATTGAAATGCCGTCTTTAGCGTATTTAAACATGGTTTTTCGAATTCTGCATGCAAATTTATTGTACATGCAATTTGCATGCAAATATAGCGATTTAAAGAAAATAATCAAATATTATAAGATAATTAAGTTTTAATAAATGATTGATAATCAGTAAACGTATAAACATTTATTAAAAGAAGAAAACAGGAGAAACGCTTTTCATTATGCTTTGGGAGCAGGGGGTCCCAGGTTCGAATCCTGGTATCCCGACAAGATAAGCTAGTAATCACTGATTATTAGCTTATTTTTTATACATATATATAATTTTGTATAGCATATTCTTTTTTTAGACCAATCATTCGCCGGAATTACCTTGCTTTTTATTATCTGTTATTCTCATTTTATTAAGTTTATTTATATTATGAGTTTATTTGTTACCTATACCATATAATATTTGCGCTACTGTACAGCAGAAAATTATATTCTGAAATCTTTCAATATCAACTAGAGGATAACATCAATTGTACAGTAAGTATATCCATCATCATTACTCTCAGTTAATACTATAGGTTCTATTTTTATAAATTTTGCACGAACAGCTGTCGGAAACAAAACTTCCTGAGTCATCGGATTGTTCTTAATGTTATTAAATATACCGTTGGTAATAACAGTTTTCCACTCCATCCCGTTAAAGCTATAGTAACAATTATATCTTTGAATTGTGCCTTTCTGTCCGGATATATCCGGTGTAAACTTCAATCCTCGGATTAAGCTCTCTCTATCCATTTCAATAATAATGGGCTTTTCCTTCTTTTCTGTATAAAGAATTGTCCCGTCTTTCTTCTTTGTAGTAACAATATCTTTCGATGGCTTGATGACAAATTTCACATCTTTTCTACTAGTTTGTTTTTCTCCTTCGGCTATAGATGAAATATTTTCAGGGGCATTGTATACCTCCAGATTATTGAGTAATGGTTCGGCCAAAGATTTGGAAATGTCGATCTTTATCTTTGAAGACGAAACCTGAGGTGTGCATAAGATTCTTTTATATCCTATTGTCGTGGCACTGGTTAAATCATTCCATATCTGCTCCTTGTCGTTCCAGTATTTTACGTCAAATTCAGCTATTCTTTGTCCGAGGGCTATATATTCTTGCAGTAATATTCTATTAAACACGACTGTTTTCCCGAAGTCAACTTCTATCGAGGCTGTTTTTATACCATCATCAGTTGCCCAATATGTACTTTTGTCTCCATCGAACAGGTTCGAGGTCGAATATTTATCCGAATTTCCTCGGGTATTACTTGCAGTGGCTTTCACATCTTTAGCAAGATTTATTTTAAGAGCCTTCTCCCGCGCTTCTTTAAATTCCATGAGGCGAATCGAATCGTTTGCATGTATTTGTCCTCTTCTGTCAGGTGGAACATTAAGGAGCAGGTTGCCGTTTCTTCCTACCGATGAGTAATATATATCCATCAGGTGAGATACAGATTTTACCTTGTCGTCTGTAGCCGGGCTGTAGAACCAACCGGGACGGATAGATACATCTACTTCGGCAGGGATCCAGTCTTTACCATCAGGCAATCCTTCGTTCAGTGTTTTTATATCCGGAGCATTTGCTCCGGGAGTGTATCCCTCTGCATTTATCATCGACCAGTTTGTTTCACCGGCATATCCTCTCTCATTTCCGACCCAGCGGCATCCGGGACCCACATCACTGAATATTATGGCATGCGGATGCTTTTCGAAAACTGTTTTGTGGAACAGGTCCCAATCATATACCTGTTTGGATGTTCCATCATTTGCACCATCGAACCATTGTTCGAATATATCACCATAGTTGGAATGTACTTCGTTCAGGGTATTTGCAAATATCTGATTATACTCAGGGGTATTGTAAGCCGGATGATTCTGATCCCATGGAGAAAGATAAACACCTAAAAGTAATCCGTATTTTTTGCACGATTCGGCCAAATCCTTTAAGATGTCACCTTTTCCATCTTTCCATTTGCTTTCACGTACTGTGTGGGTGCTGTATTCACTTGGCCACAGGCAAAAACCATCATGGTGTTTGGCGGTTATTATGATTGCTTTCATTCCTGCCGCTTTAGCTGTAGCAGCCCATTGGTCTGTATTTAGGTTGGTAGGATTGAATACTTCAGGGCTTTCCTTCCCGTCTCCCCATTCTACATCAGTAAAGGTATTCGGGCCAAAGTGGATAAACATATAATATTCCAGCTCTTGCCATTTTAGCTGTTGCTCGGTAGGTAATGCCCCATAAGCCGTAGGCTCTTTTACTTCGGTTTTGCAGGAAAATAAAGTGATCAATACAAGCATGATGCTCATTAATCCGGTCTTCTTTTTCATTTCTATGTGTCTTAAATGGTTATGAATAAAGCTTATAATAATATCGTTTTTTAAGGGTATTTAAATTAAGAACTTTGGGTCTTGTAATTCTTGCAAAGCCTCAAAAGGTAACACTTTTCATAGTAAGCATAGAATAACTAATACCTCCTTTACCTGTAACTGTTCTTAAACAAAGGTAACAGTTTTCAGTGAACAGTTAGTCGTCATCAGACAATAGTATTCTCTCACCCAGATGCTAAGGTTTAAAAAAGTAACAAAAGTAACAGCTTTTGCATTATTTTGTAGGGGGCGGAATATCTTCCGCCCCCTACAGTTTTCCCCAAAAAGTAACAAAGGTAACACGGAAAACAATTAATAATTAAGAATGAATAATTAGCTTGTCATGCTGAGTGGAGCGAAGCATCTCGTCAGTTATCAGTTAACAACTTGTATCTCGTGTCTTGTCTACTCGTATCTCATATAACTTTCAACTTAGTACTTAAAACTTGCTACTTCTTAAAAGGTAACAAAGGTAACACATATACCAGTCATCAGTTAACAACTTGTATCTCGTGTCTTGTCTACTCGTATCTCATATAACTTTTAAAACTTATTACTTTTTACCCTCTCTGTAGCCTCCCCTCGGGGAGAAACAACGTTCGACGGAACGAAGTGTAGTCAATGGAGGGGCCATCAATCTTTCAAAGAACTAATAGCTATCAGCTAACGGCTAAAAGCTATACATATAGATAAAGCAATATAAAGAAAGTAATACTCTTTTTTTACATCTAATTTGTATTGAATTTGGTCAGGGTTTCTCAGACTTCATATCATCATGATAGTATAAACTTACTTTGATTCCTCTCTTTGGGGGCAAATCTCTTCGGAATGCGATATTTTGGCTCTCGATATAACAAAAAGTAAAAAAAGAAGCATGCTACTGTATTATTGAATATACAGACATTAAAATATGCCCTACAACATATTCTTCTTTCCGTAAATATCTTAATATGTTAAATGTAAACGTTTTAATGTATTTTGTAAAAAATATGTGTGCGCACACATATTGTGTAATTAATAAAAATACTTACTTTTGTAAAAATGTGTGTGCGCACACAATTAAGTTCTTTCTGCAAAAAATGAAAAAAGATAATAGTAATATACGAATTGTAGATATCGCTAAACTTGCAGGTGTCTCAACGGGTACTGTAGACCGTGTTCTGCATAATAGGGGACGAGTGTCGGAAGAAAAACGTATCAAAGTAGAAGCTATTCTGAAAGAAATTAATTACGAGCCTAATCTGGTAGCACGTTTTCTTGCATCGAAACGTAGTTATAAGTTCGCCGTTATCGCACCCACCTATTCGGAAGGCGATTATTGGGAGCTTGTTTGCGACGGTATAAATCGTGCAGGAGATGAGATGAGGAAATTCAATATTAGTGTCGAATATTTTCATTTCAACCAGTACGACCGTTTTTCTTTTCTGAAAGCAGCTGACAAGTTTAAAGAAAAAGATTTTGATGGTGTGCTGCTGGCCACTCTTTTCGGTGAACTGGTTGTAAACCTGTCCAAAGAACTCGATGAAAAAGGCATTCCATATATATACATTGATTCGGACATTCAAAAACAAAAAGACCTCGCATACTTTGGCGGCGATTCCTTAGGTAGTGGAAATATAGCCGCAAAACTACTCCTGAAGGAAATTGGTCTCGATGCCGATATTTTCATCGCGCATGTACGATTCAAGTATAAAGAGATATCTGTGCAAATGAAAACCCGCGAACAAGGTTTTATGAAGTGCCTTTCCCAGTCTGATTATAAAGGTAAGATACATCATGTCGAAATCGATCCGGACAACCATCCTGCCGGACTGGAAAAACTTGAGGACATCCTTTCTCAAAGCGATACTCTGGTCGGCGGCATAGTATTAAACTCCCGGATATATGAACTGATCGCCCTTCTGGAAAAAGCTAAACCGGCTTTACGCGAAAGAGTCCGGTTGGTGGGCCATGATGCCATAGAACGTAACATAAGGGCACTCAAAAACGGACAGATTTCATTTATCCTTTCTCAACGCCCCGAATTGCAGGGATATGATGCTATCAAGGCATTGGCAAATTATTTTCTGTTTAAACAAGAACCGGAGAAAACCAACTTTATGCCTATAGATATACTCATAAAAGAAAATGTAGATTATTATAACAACTATAAATTATAAACATGAAACGAAACATGATTTTTATAAAATCTCCAAAATCAGCGATAACAAAAATCATGTGAGTTCCATATGGCAACTAAAATTAAAATTATTATCATATGAAAAACAGCTTGTTCAATATCGACGGAAAAGTAGTCCTCATCACAGGAGGATATGGCATTTTAGGTTCGCAGATGTCAGAATATCTGGCATCGGAAGGAGCTAAAATAGTTATACTTGGTCGTTCGAAAGAAAAAGGTGAGGCTTTGGCCGCTAAGATTAAAGCCAAAGGAGACGAAGCAATGTTCCTTGTATCAGATGCCATGAATGAAGAAAATCTGGTGCAAAACAGAGAGGAAATACTTAAAGCATATGGAAAGATCGATGTACTTATAAATGCTGCCGGAGGAAATATGCCGGGAGCAACCATTCCTCCGGACAAAACAATATTCGATGTCAAGGTAGATGCATTCAAAGATGTAATCGATCTTAACCTCTTCGGTACGGTTATCCCTACCCTTGTATTTGCAAAAGCAATGGTAGACAATGGGAAAGGAAATATAATAAATATAGCATCCATGTCATCTTTCCGCCCGCTGACCCGTGTTATGGGTTACGGTGTGGCAAAATCGGCTGTGGCCAATTTTACAGAATACATGGCAGGGGAATTGTCCACGAAATTCGGTGAAGGCTTCCGCGTAAATGCTTTGGCGCCCGGTTTCTTTATCACAGAGCAAAACAGAAACCTGATGCTCAATCCCGATGGTTCATATACCGACCGTGCAAAATCGGTTATCGCACACACGCCATTCCGCCGCTTTGGTGAATCGGAAGAACTTCTGGGGGCTATCCATTATCTGGTAAGTGATGCTTCCAGTTTTGTGAATGGTTCGA
Protein-coding sequences here:
- a CDS encoding alpha-L-fucosidase, which gives rise to MKKKTGLMSIMLVLITLFSCKTEVKEPTAYGALPTEQQLKWQELEYYMFIHFGPNTFTDVEWGDGKESPEVFNPTNLNTDQWAATAKAAGMKAIIITAKHHDGFCLWPSEYSTHTVRESKWKDGKGDILKDLAESCKKYGLLLGVYLSPWDQNHPAYNTPEYNQIFANTLNEVHSNYGDIFEQWFDGANDGTSKQVYDWDLFHKTVFEKHPHAIIFSDVGPGCRWVGNERGYAGETNWSMINAEGYTPGANAPDIKTLNEGLPDGKDWIPAEVDVSIRPGWFYSPATDDKVKSVSHLMDIYYSSVGRNGNLLLNVPPDRRGQIHANDSIRLMEFKEAREKALKINLAKDVKATASNTRGNSDKYSTSNLFDGDKSTYWATDDGIKTASIEVDFGKTVVFNRILLQEYIALGQRIAEFDVKYWNDKEQIWNDLTSATTIGYKRILCTPQVSSSKIKIDISKSLAEPLLNNLEVYNAPENISSIAEGEKQTSRKDVKFVIKPSKDIVTTKKKDGTILYTEKKEKPIIIEMDRESLIRGLKFTPDISGQKGTIQRYNCYYSFNGMEWKTVITNGIFNNIKNNPMTQEVLFPTAVRAKFIKIEPIVLTESNDDGYTYCTIDVIL
- a CDS encoding SDR family oxidoreductase, whose product is MKNSLFNIDGKVVLITGGYGILGSQMSEYLASEGAKIVILGRSKEKGEALAAKIKAKGDEAMFLVSDAMNEENLVQNREEILKAYGKIDVLINAAGGNMPGATIPPDKTIFDVKVDAFKDVIDLNLFGTVIPTLVFAKAMVDNGKGNIINIASMSSFRPLTRVMGYGVAKSAVANFTEYMAGELSTKFGEGFRVNALAPGFFITEQNRNLMLNPDGSYTDRAKSVIAHTPFRRFGESEELLGAIHYLVSDASSFVNGSILVVDGGFNTFSI
- a CDS encoding site-specific integrase; translation: MFKYAKDGISILTTFDNRRPKQSGLYPIKIQVVHNRKQRYYPTGKELTHADWEKLHETKSKNLISIRSDIKNSFDKIENAVRLLSENGNFSFDALNIYLGRCTGDSVNAAFKTKIEMLLESGNIGNSDVYTCAYKHLEKYAGNNLSFESVTIDWLKKYEKAMLDEGKSYTTISMYIRCIRAIFNEAKSIGIIKEAQYPFGRGKYEVPSGKGRKLALSLAQIKLIITYSDGTEATERYRDLWFFSYLCNGINVNDMLKLKYSNIDGDEIHFYRSKTIHTSKEKKEIEALITSEMKQIISKWGNSNNNPNNYIFPFLTGEETPLEQKRKIQDVTHRINKRLRKIGEAIGISGLSTYTARHSYASVLKRSGANIAYISESLGHSDIKTTENYLASFEKEERIKNAAFLTNFEE
- a CDS encoding substrate-binding domain-containing protein produces the protein MKKDNSNIRIVDIAKLAGVSTGTVDRVLHNRGRVSEEKRIKVEAILKEINYEPNLVARFLASKRSYKFAVIAPTYSEGDYWELVCDGINRAGDEMRKFNISVEYFHFNQYDRFSFLKAADKFKEKDFDGVLLATLFGELVVNLSKELDEKGIPYIYIDSDIQKQKDLAYFGGDSLGSGNIAAKLLLKEIGLDADIFIAHVRFKYKEISVQMKTREQGFMKCLSQSDYKGKIHHVEIDPDNHPAGLEKLEDILSQSDTLVGGIVLNSRIYELIALLEKAKPALRERVRLVGHDAIERNIRALKNGQISFILSQRPELQGYDAIKALANYFLFKQEPEKTNFMPIDILIKENVDYYNNYKL